A part of Kitasatospora acidiphila genomic DNA contains:
- a CDS encoding DUF5995 family protein, whose amino-acid sequence MATGSEAPADRVAQVAVLLESRVTTYDTVRDHRAVFAYLYLRLIRALEQSLRAGRPAFHDPGWIAELAQRLAMTYLATMDAIDAWLADRRRVGRAVVRPAELPDTVAKPWREVYAASTARRSYVLEEIIFSMAAHMSYDLPLTLEGMAAADQGDIHDHIDDYCRMNALFGASIEEVQVHVAKRYNRGLLFLEHLFTRDERLLTDSGIQAARADAWFNFDRLVNGPAAADAHLAISRIAPDLIREFREPDDWKLRIADRFLRQLIPPRRQWPSPTPRDHHEHTAASRGQRPPRRGIR is encoded by the coding sequence ATGGCGACGGGCAGCGAGGCCCCGGCGGACCGGGTCGCCCAGGTTGCCGTGCTGCTGGAGAGCCGTGTCACCACGTATGACACCGTGCGAGACCACCGTGCGGTGTTCGCCTACCTCTACCTCCGCCTGATCCGGGCGCTGGAACAGAGTCTGCGAGCGGGCCGGCCGGCCTTCCACGACCCGGGATGGATCGCCGAACTCGCCCAGCGGCTGGCCATGACCTACCTGGCGACCATGGACGCCATCGACGCCTGGCTGGCGGACCGGCGCCGAGTGGGACGGGCGGTGGTGCGGCCCGCAGAGCTCCCGGACACCGTCGCAAAGCCGTGGCGCGAGGTCTACGCCGCCTCGACCGCTCGACGGTCCTATGTGCTGGAGGAGATCATCTTCTCCATGGCGGCGCACATGTCCTACGACCTGCCGCTCACCCTCGAAGGCATGGCCGCCGCCGACCAGGGCGACATCCATGACCACATCGACGACTACTGCCGGATGAACGCGCTGTTCGGCGCAAGCATCGAGGAGGTTCAGGTCCACGTCGCCAAGCGCTACAACCGCGGGCTGCTCTTCCTGGAGCACCTCTTCACCCGTGACGAGCGCCTGCTCACCGACAGCGGAATCCAGGCGGCGCGAGCCGACGCCTGGTTCAACTTCGACCGGCTCGTGAACGGCCCGGCAGCCGCAGACGCACATCTGGCGATCAGCCGGATCGCCCCGGACCTGATCCGCGAGTTCCGCGAGCCCGACGACTGGAAGCTCCGCATCGCCGACCGCTTCCTCCGCCAACTCATCCCCCCGCGCCGCCAGTGGCCGTCGCCCACACCCCGGGACCACCACGAACACACAGCGGCCAGTCGCGGTCAACGACCACCTCGTCGAGGGATCCGCTGA
- a CDS encoding GNAT family N-acetyltransferase — protein sequence MEARTLHGEQVVLRPAEASDIPALAAIRATPEVYRRWRGGTDLTAAVAEDLADPGDETFTVLHHGRVIGAIQWSQETEPDYRHAGIDLYLDPAVHGRGLGTDAVRTLARYLVDEVGHHRLTIDPAADNAAAIRCYSKVGFRPVGVLRKYERGADGDWHDGLLMDLLAEELR from the coding sequence ATGGAGGCTCGAACCCTGCACGGCGAGCAGGTGGTGCTCCGCCCGGCGGAGGCCAGCGACATCCCCGCGCTGGCCGCGATCCGCGCCACCCCCGAGGTGTACCGGCGCTGGCGCGGCGGCACCGACCTGACGGCCGCCGTCGCCGAGGACCTGGCCGACCCGGGGGACGAGACCTTCACCGTCCTCCACCACGGCCGGGTGATCGGGGCCATCCAGTGGTCCCAGGAGACCGAGCCCGACTACCGGCACGCCGGCATCGACCTCTACCTGGACCCCGCCGTGCACGGCCGGGGACTGGGCACCGACGCGGTGCGCACCCTGGCCCGCTACCTGGTCGACGAGGTCGGCCACCACCGGCTGACCATCGACCCGGCCGCCGACAACGCCGCCGCCATCCGCTGCTACAGCAAGGTGGGCTTCCGCCCGGTCGGCGTGCTGCGCAAGTACGAGCGCGGTGCCGACGGCGACTGGCACGACGGTCTCCTGATGGACCTGCTCGCCGAGGAGCTGCGCTGA